The sequence below is a genomic window from Shinella zoogloeoides.
CGAGGATTTCAGCGACGAGACCGCCGCCTGCATGGTGGTGGACGAGAACATCTTCGTCATGCACCTGACGGAGGAAAAGTTCCGTCAGTTCGTGACGGGCGAGGTGGGCGATCCGGAAAAGGCGACGCAGGTGCTGACCTGCCTGTCGGCCTCGAGCCGCCAGGAGGTCGACGACGTCAAGGCCAAGGCACTCGCCGCGGGCGGGCGCGAATGGAAGCCGAACATGGAATTCGGCCCGATGTACGGCTGCTCCTTCCAGGACATCAACGGCAATGTCTGGGAGTTCATGCATATGGACCAGTCGGGCGGCTGAAGGGCGACCGAAGGCCCTCTCTGCCTGCCGGCATCTCCCCCACAAGGGGGGAGAACGCAAGGCGCTCGCTCTTCCCTCCATTTTTCACGCCGAGAGTGCTGCACGTTAAGTCCCTCCCCCTTGTGGGGAGGGGTCTTTAATCATTGGCAATAGGCCACCTGCCGGAAGAAGCTGCCGGCAGGTGCTACTGCATCAATCGTCGTGGCTGTGCGCCTCGGCGACGAAGCTCAGCGTCGCGGTATAGCCGATCTTGTCAGCCTTCGGGTCGTTTTCCAGCGGCACGCTGTGATCGGCCGCCAGCACGTTGAGCCCGTCATTGCGGATCGTCACCACCACTTCGCCGTCCGCGTCCGTCGGATCGCTCTTCAGCGAGGCCTGGTTCACATAGTCGAGCGTCACGACCGCGCCGGCGAGCGGCTTGCCGTCGTAGAGCAGGCGCAGGCGGATCGGATCGCCCGCCTTGCGGCCGACAGGGTTGTCTAGCGGAACGATCTGCAGGTCCTGCTTCGGGAAGGCGGGCAGGGCGTCGTGCACATGGAGGAGGGAAAGGCTGTTCTTGATGTAGTGGCCGGTCTCCTTGGCGTCGGCGACCTTGTCTTTCGGCTCGTTCACCCATTTGCCGTCAGCCTTCTCCGTCCAGTAGCCGTTGTCGAAGGTGAGCGCGATGGCGGCCGGCTCGCCCTCGGGCTTCAGGATCGCGTGTTTGTTGCGGCTGTCGATGGCCGCGGGGCTCGCCGTGCCGTCCTCGGCAATGGCGACGGCCTCCTTGATGCGGGCCGGGTCATAGGCATCGTCGCCGGCGCCGTGGCCGTAGACGACGCCGAGTTCGCCCCAGCGTTCGGCGACCCACGCGCCATGCGCGCCGGCCGTCGCGGGAAGGGAAAGGGCGAGCGCGAGCGCGCCCGAAACAGCCATGATCTGTCTCAGCATTCTGGTCTCCGATTTAGTAATGTTATTACGTTACGAAAATCGGTCTAGCCTTCCGCCGGGAGGGCTGTCAAGCGTCGACGGGCAAAAGAAGAAGGGGAAGGGTCAGGCGCGCAGCTTGCGGATTTTCGCGGGTGCCCTGG
It includes:
- a CDS encoding DUF4198 domain-containing protein; its protein translation is MLRQIMAVSGALALALSLPATAGAHGAWVAERWGELGVVYGHGAGDDAYDPARIKEAVAIAEDGTASPAAIDSRNKHAILKPEGEPAAIALTFDNGYWTEKADGKWVNEPKDKVADAKETGHYIKNSLSLLHVHDALPAFPKQDLQIVPLDNPVGRKAGDPIRLRLLYDGKPLAGAVVTLDYVNQASLKSDPTDADGEVVVTIRNDGLNVLAADHSVPLENDPKADKIGYTATLSFVAEAHSHDD
- a CDS encoding VOC family protein codes for the protein MRMIFVNLPVKDLPATRRFFNALGFSFNEDFSDETAACMVVDENIFVMHLTEEKFRQFVTGEVGDPEKATQVLTCLSASSRQEVDDVKAKALAAGGREWKPNMEFGPMYGCSFQDINGNVWEFMHMDQSGG